A window of the Drosophila simulans strain w501 chromosome 2L, Prin_Dsim_3.1, whole genome shotgun sequence genome harbors these coding sequences:
- the LOC6730996 gene encoding U2 small nuclear ribonucleoprotein auxiliary factor 35 kDa subunit-related protein 2 isoform X2, with protein sequence MPGRKARRKLIKKQQRKRRRQKHAKERDKLETEAENQRLMQPEYQKWLQEQEEMQEFQRLADERERQLAEESWLRREATAQRQFQMDEAKKRQEQEEVERLQLEQAKERAEREEKQRRQREEEAQKAAKAAAEFDAIMESMDEYLNNPRIEKPPSHLLRVMETHPEERPCEFFSRTNCCRYGHACTFNHRRPMLGRILLIRHFFNHSMLQKRWAHKEYDSAEEHLELTEQDLRHDYDEFFNDAVEELGKFGTIVNFRTVRNTLEHLRGHVFVEYTNERSALRAFTNLQGRYYASKRLNVEFSNLRTWRGAVCGT encoded by the exons ATGCCGGGAAGAAA GGCACGAAGAAAGTTGATCAAGAAGCAGCAGAGAAAGCGGCGTCGTCAAAAACATGCCAAAGAACGTGATAAACTGGAGACGGAGGCGGAGAACCAAAGACTTATGCAGCCGGAATACCAGAAATGGTTGCAGGAACAGGAGGAAATGCAGGAATTCCAACGGCTGGCCGACGAACGGGAGCGCCAGTTGGCGGAGGAGTCCTGGCTGCGACGCGAAGCCACAGCGCAGCGACAATTCCAAATGGACGAGGCAAAGAagcgccaggagcaggaggaagTGGAGCGTTTGCAGCTGGAACAGGCGAAAGAGCGAGCGGAACGGGAGGAGAAACAGCGGAGGCAGCGCGAGGAGGAGGCACAGAAAGCCGCCAAGGCTGCCGCCGAATTCGATGCCATTATGGAGAGCATGGATGAGTATCTGAACAACCCGCGTATTGAGAAGCCTCCCAGTCACCTCCTGCGTGTGATGGAAACGCATCCGGAGGAACGACCCTGCGAGTTCTTCAGCCGCACCAACTGTTGCCGCTACGGTCACGCCTGCACCTTCAACCACCGCCGTCCGATGCTGGGAAGGATCCTTCTCATCCGGCACTTCTTCAACCATTCCATGCTGCAGAAGCGATGGGCGCACAAGGAGTACGACTCGGCGGAGGAACACCTGGAATTAACCGAACAGGATCTGCGCCACGACTACGATGAGTTCTTCAACGATGCCGTCGAGGAACTCGGGAAGTTCGGCACCATTGTCAACTTCCGCACGGTGCGCAATACGCTGGAACACCTCAGGGGTCACGTCTTTGTGGAGTACACAAACGAACG ATCTGCACTTCGCGCCTTTACCAATCTCCAAGGTCGCTACTACGCCTCCAAGCGACTAAACGTGGAGTTCTCTAACCTGAGGACCTGGCGCGGCGCAGTCTGCGGTACGTGA
- the LOC6730998 gene encoding estradiol 17-beta-dehydrogenase 11 isoform X2, producing MALLAIVCTLLFILLPLRLPLAISSHFWPFCARVKAIMWLKLILTDISGQVVLITGGGGGVGRLIALNFARLQARIVIWDINQEAIKTAVDLLAKHGYDNCKGYVVDISDREQIYQRASQVNEEVGSVDILINNAGIVCCKPFWELHDRVIQNTYNINIISHYWTVKAFLPHMMRNNRGHIVTVGSVTGMLGTYGCSDYAATKYACIGFHESLLTDLKAHGYDQIQMSLICPYYINTGMFSGVRPRMMPMLEPQYVADRIENAVRCNEVWCVLPNSIRLLTPLKCLLPAKMCWELMSRVIRGPESMMMFQGRGRVAAG from the exons ATGGCCTTATTGGCCATTGTTTgcacattattatttattttgctgccGCTTCGGCTGCCACTTGCCATTTCCTCACATTTCTGGCCCTTTTGTGCGCGGGTCAAGGCGATAATGTGGCTAAAACTCATCTTGact GACATCTCCGGCCAGGTGGTGCTCATCacaggaggaggcggcggcgtTGGACGTTTGATTGCTCTTAACTTTGCTCGACTTCAGGCCCGCATTGTCATCTGGGATATAAATCAAGAAG CCATAAAGACAGCTGTGGatttgttggccaaacatGGTTATGACAACTGCAAGGGCTACGTTGTGGACATCTCGGATCGGGAGCAGATCTACCAGCGTGCCAGCCAGGTCAACGAGGAGGTTGGATCCGTCGATATACTGATTAACAATGCCGGAATCGTGTGCTGTAAGCCCTTCTGGGAGCTGCACGATCGGGTCATCCAGAACACGTACAACATCAACATCATATCGCACTACTGGACCGTGAAAGCGTTCCTGCCGCACATGATGCGTAATAATCGGGGTCATATCGTGACCGTGGGCTCGGTAACTGGAATGCTGGGCACCTACGGATGCAGTGACTACGCGGCCACCAAGTACGCCTGCATCGGTTTCCACGAGAGTTTGCTCACCGATCTGAAGGCCCATGGCTATGATCAAATCCAGATGAGTTTGATCTGCCCGTACTACATCAACACGGGCATGTTTTCGGGTGTTCGGCCGCGGATGATGCCCATGCTGGAGCCACAGTATGTGGCGGATCGCATCGAGAACGCCGTGCGCTGCAACGAGGTGTGGTGCGTGCTGCCCAACTCTATTCGCCTGCTCACTCCACTCAAATG TCTTTTGCCCGCCAAAATGTGCTGGGAGCTCATGTCGCGCGTTATCCGTGGACCCGAGTCTATGATGATGTTCCAGGGACGGGGGCGCGTGGCCGCTGGTTAA
- the LOC6730996 gene encoding U2 small nuclear ribonucleoprotein auxiliary factor 35 kDa subunit-related protein 1 isoform X1, protein MPGRKARRKLIKKQQRKRRRQKHAKERDKLETEAENQRLMQPEYQKWLQEQEEMQEFQRLADERERQLAEESWLRREATAQRQFQMDEAKKRQEQEEVERLQLEQAKERAEREEKQRRQREEEAQKAAKAAAEFDAIMESMDEYLNNPRIEKPPSHLLRVMETHPEERPCEFFSRTNCCRYGHACTFNHRRPMLGRILLIRHFFNHSMLQKRWAHKEYDSAEEHLELTEQDLRHDYDEFFNDAVEELGKFGTIVNFRTVRNTLEHLRGHVFVEYTNERSALRAFTNLQGRYYASKRLNVEFSNLRTWRGAVCGLSLTRKCPKGNGCGYLHLFGNPNNLYNTELEYTSGPRSERRSSQTPTAKTPSWDEHSEHGRNWRWSASPEVELENSKDLGNRGQDLKNTRQRDHHSRSRSDRSSVRSKREHSSSGSSHDERRSKRHHQHRSNSTTPDHQHRSNSTTPQQHNHRQ, encoded by the exons ATGCCGGGAAGAAA GGCACGAAGAAAGTTGATCAAGAAGCAGCAGAGAAAGCGGCGTCGTCAAAAACATGCCAAAGAACGTGATAAACTGGAGACGGAGGCGGAGAACCAAAGACTTATGCAGCCGGAATACCAGAAATGGTTGCAGGAACAGGAGGAAATGCAGGAATTCCAACGGCTGGCCGACGAACGGGAGCGCCAGTTGGCGGAGGAGTCCTGGCTGCGACGCGAAGCCACAGCGCAGCGACAATTCCAAATGGACGAGGCAAAGAagcgccaggagcaggaggaagTGGAGCGTTTGCAGCTGGAACAGGCGAAAGAGCGAGCGGAACGGGAGGAGAAACAGCGGAGGCAGCGCGAGGAGGAGGCACAGAAAGCCGCCAAGGCTGCCGCCGAATTCGATGCCATTATGGAGAGCATGGATGAGTATCTGAACAACCCGCGTATTGAGAAGCCTCCCAGTCACCTCCTGCGTGTGATGGAAACGCATCCGGAGGAACGACCCTGCGAGTTCTTCAGCCGCACCAACTGTTGCCGCTACGGTCACGCCTGCACCTTCAACCACCGCCGTCCGATGCTGGGAAGGATCCTTCTCATCCGGCACTTCTTCAACCATTCCATGCTGCAGAAGCGATGGGCGCACAAGGAGTACGACTCGGCGGAGGAACACCTGGAATTAACCGAACAGGATCTGCGCCACGACTACGATGAGTTCTTCAACGATGCCGTCGAGGAACTCGGGAAGTTCGGCACCATTGTCAACTTCCGCACGGTGCGCAATACGCTGGAACACCTCAGGGGTCACGTCTTTGTGGAGTACACAAACGAACG ATCTGCACTTCGCGCCTTTACCAATCTCCAAGGTCGCTACTACGCCTCCAAGCGACTAAACGTGGAGTTCTCTAACCTGAGGACCTGGCGCGGCGCAGTCTGCG GTTTGTCCTTAACACGTAAATGTCCCAAAGGTAACGGCTGCGGCTATCTGCACCTGTTTGGCAATCCGAACAACCTGTACAACACGGAACTGGAGTACACCAGCGGTCCACGCAGTGAGCGACGCTCTAGCCAAACTCCAACGGCCAAGACACCCAG TTGGGATGAGCACAGCGAGCACGGCAGGAACTGGCGCTGGTCGGCAAGCCCCGAGGTGGAGCTGGAAAACTCCAAGGACTTGGGCAACAGAGGTCAGGATCTCAAAAACACCCGACAGCGGGATCATCATTCCAGGTCAAGAAGTGACCGAAGTTCCGTGCGCTCTAAAAGAGAGCACAGCTCCTCGGGATCTTCACATGACGAGCGCAGATCAAAGAGGCATCACCAGCACAGGAGCAACTCCACAACACCCGATCATCAGCACAGGAGCAACTCCACAACACCTCAGCAGCACAACCATCGCCAATAA
- the LOC6730997 gene encoding uncharacterized protein LOC6730997 gives MKVTLAIATFCVVMACSHAARTTTTTATKPGRFLSLPVPAKCASRPKEFSYRGKNMFLTTHVPALANKKVDWLDGRNLCREYCMDLVALETQEKNNLIFRVIQQNDVPYIWTAGRICDFAGCENRPDLEPKTVYGWFWSATREKIQATNRIPQGWGYNPWSQTGHKKRPQPDNAEYDINQTKEQCLSVLNNVYNDGIAWHDVACYHEKPVICEDNEELLRYVAATNPGIRL, from the exons ATGAAAGTCACCCTGGCAATAGCGACTTTCTGCGTGGTGATGGCCTGCAGCCATGCGGCCAGAACCACCACGACCACAGCGACCAAGCCGGGTCGCTTCCTCTCACTGCCCGTGCCCGCCAAGTGCGCTAGCC GTCCCAAGGAGTTCTCCTACCGCGGCAAAAACATGTTCCTAACCACCCACGTGCCCGCGCTGGCCAACAAGAAGGTCGATTGGTTGGATGGCCGCAATCTGTGCCGCGAGTACTGCATGGACCTGGTCGCCCTGGAGACCCAGGAGAAGAACAATCTGATCTTCCGCGTGATCCAGCAGAACGATGTGCCGTACATCTGGACGGCCGGACGTATCTGTGACTTTGCTGGCTGCGAGAACCGTCCGGATCTGGAGCCCAAGACCGTCTATGGATGGTTCTGGTCCGCAACCCGCGAGAAGATCCAGGCCACCAACCGCATCCCACAGGGCTGGGGCTACAACCCTTGGTCGCAGACTGGCCACAAGAAGCGCCCGCAGCCGGACAACGCCGAGTACGACATCAACCAGACCAAGGAGCAGTGCCTGTCCGTGCTGAACAACGTGTACAACGATGGCATCGCCTGGCACGACGTCGCCTGCTACCACGAGAAGCCCGTCATCTGCGAGGACAACGAGGAGCTGCTGCGCTATGTGGCGGCCACGAATCCCGGAATCCGTCTATAG
- the LOC6730999 gene encoding probable ATP-dependent RNA helicase DHX35 isoform X1 translates to MTTFKPKFLKPETDDAITDSAGGEQQSSAFVFNVNHNMGLMEQRERLPIRQYRDQILYCLEKHQVVILVGETGSGKSTQVPQYLYEWGWHTKGLIGITEPRRVSTVTLANRVAQERGELVGDTVGYVVRFMESMSAGTKIKFMTEGILLREVLADPLLTQYGVIIVDEAHERNMLTDMVLGLLKKILRKRSSLKLIISSATIDASFFSEFFSWPGSGEVSVKLSIEGRMHPVSNFYLNEPCADYVKETVETVWKLHQKEPPGDILAFLTGQEEVLEALDLLREYIASSEQENLKVLPMYGSMSSTDQLAVFFTPPKGTRKVVLATNIAETSITIPGIVYVIDCGYVKVKWYNPKTCSDSLVIVPVSKASAIQRAGRAGRMRPGKVYRLYTKSDYDALAPRQPPEMRRSELSGTILQLKALGIGNILRFDFPSPPPAQNLLSALEGLFALDAIDEKGNLTKPVGYLLAELPFSAMLSKMLYVSGQMGCSEEIITIIALLQVQSIFSRPASAVAQQSGRMAHRHFEVAEGDFITMLNVYTGFVEEGMTKEFCGQYFLIYRNLKRAHQLREQLITLARKKYGIPIFSCKGDVETLCKCITAGFFTQVAYLHHSGVYRQISSGTELAIHPNSTLYTLPQAQYVVYGELLQTTKLFMNYVTVIKREWLTELAPHYYQQTTVRD, encoded by the exons AATGTCAATCACAATATGGGACTCATGGAGCAG AGGGAGCGCTTGCCCATACGCCAGTACCGGGATCAAATACTATACTGCTTGGAAAAGCATCAGGTGGTCATCCTAGTGGGTGAAACAGGCAG TGGCAAGAGCACCCAGGTGCCACAGTACTTGTATGAATGGGGCTGGCACACCAAGGGACTCATAGGCATCACCGAACCACGACGCGTTTCCACC GTTACGCTGGCTAATCGCGTGGCACAGGAACGCGGTGAACTGGTAGGTGACACGGTGGGCTATGTAGTCCGCTTCATGGAAAGCATGAGCGCGGGGACCAAAATCAAGTTCATGACCGAGGGCATCTTGCTGAGGGAAGTCCTAGCCGATCCGCTGCTCACCCAATATGGTGTTATCATCGTGGACGAGGCGCACGAGCGGAATATGCTCACCGACATGGTTTTGGGACTGCTCAAGAAGATCCTTCGCAAGCGCAGCTCGCTCAAGCTCATCATTTCATCGGCCACCATAGATGCAAGCTTCTTCAGCGAGTTCTTCAGCTGGCCAGGATCGGGCGAAGTGAGCGTTAAGCTAAGCATTGAAGGTCGCATGCATCCTGTGAGTAATTTCTATCTGAACGAACCCTGCGCCGATTATGTGAAGGAAACTGTGGAGACCGTCTGGAAACTCCATCAAAAAGAGCCGCCTGGCGACATTTTGGCCTTCCTAACTGGCCAGGAGGAAGTCCTGGAGGCGCTGGATCTCCTGCGCGAATACATCGCCAGCTCGGAGCAGGAGAATCTCAAGGTGCTGCCTATGTATGGTAGTATGTCGAGCACCGATCAGTTGGCGGTATTCTTTACCCCACCCAAAGGAACTCGCAAAGTGGTGCTGGCCACGAATATAGCAGAGACCTCCATCACCATTCCGGGCATCGTTTATGTGATAGACTGCGGCTACGTCAAGGTGAAGTGGTACAATCCCAAAACCTGCAGCGACAGTTTGGTGATAGTGCCCGTCAGCAAGGCGTCGGCCATCCAGAGAGCAGGACGAGCGGGTCGCATGCGTCCCGGCAAGGTATATCGTTTGTACACTAAATCAGACTATGATGCACTAGCTCCTCGACAGCCACCCGAAATGCGACGCAGCGAATTAAGCGGCACTATCTTGCAGCTAAAAGCGCTGGGTATCGGGAACATACTGCGCTTTGATTTCCCATCGCCACCACCGGCGCAGAATCTACTTTCCGCACTGGAGGGTCTATTTGCCTTGGACGCCATCGATGAGAAGGGCAATCTGACGAAGCCCGTGGGTTACCTGTTGGCCGAACTCCCCTTCAGCGCTATGCTCTCCAAAATGCTCTATGTTTCCGGTCAGATGGGCTGCTCCGAGGAGATCATAACCATCATTGCGTTGCTGCAGGTGCAGTCTATATTTTCGCGCCCAGCTTCAGCGGTTGCCCAACAAAGTGGACGCATGGCACATCGGCACTTCGAAGTTGCGGAAGGGGACTTCATTACGATGTTGAACGTTTACACTGGCTTCGTGGAGGAGGGCATGACCAAGGAGTTCTGTGGCCAATACTTCCTCATCTACAGGAATCTTAAGAGGGCCCACCAGCTGAGGGAGCAGCTCATCACATTGGCCAGAAAGAAGTACGGCATTCCAATCTTCTCGTGCAAGGGCGATGTGGAAACGTTGTGCAAGTGCATCACTGCCGGCTTCTTCACACAGGTGGCCTATTTGCATCACTCCGGAGTCTATCGACAAATCAGCAGCGGCACTGAACTGGCCATTCATCCGAACTCCACTCTCTACACACTTCCTCAAGCTCAGTACGTGGTCTATGGGGAACTGCTCCAAACGACGAAATTGTTCATGAACTACGTGACCGTTATCAAGAGAGAGTGGCTGACGGAGCTGGCGCCGCATTACTACCAACAGACCACAGTGCGGGATTAG
- the LOC6730999 gene encoding probable ATP-dependent RNA helicase DHX35 isoform X2, giving the protein MTTFKPKFLKPETDDAITDSAGGEQQSSAFVFNVNHNMGLMEQRERLPIRQYRDQILYCLEKHQVVILVGETGSGKSTQVPQYLYEWGWHTKGLIGITEPRRVSTVTLANRVAQERGELVGDTVGYVVRFMESMSAGTKIKFMTEGILLREVLADPLLTQYGVIIVDEAHERNMLTDMVLGLLKKILRKRSSLKLIISSATIDASFFSEFFSWPGSGEVSVKLSIEGRMHPVSNFYLNEPCADYVKETVETVWKLHQKEPPGDILAFLTGQEEVLEALDLLREYIASSEQENLKVLPMYGSMSSTDQLAVFFTPPKGTRKVVLATNIAETSITIPGIVYVIDCGYVKVKWYNPKTCSDSLVIVPVSKASAIQRAGRAGRMRPGKLKALGIGNILRFDFPSPPPAQNLLSALEGLFALDAIDEKGNLTKPVGYLLAELPFSAMLSKMLYVSGQMGCSEEIITIIALLQVQSIFSRPASAVAQQSGRMAHRHFEVAEGDFITMLNVYTGFVEEGMTKEFCGQYFLIYRNLKRAHQLREQLITLARKKYGIPIFSCKGDVETLCKCITAGFFTQVAYLHHSGVYRQISSGTELAIHPNSTLYTLPQAQYVVYGELLQTTKLFMNYVTVIKREWLTELAPHYYQQTTVRD; this is encoded by the exons AATGTCAATCACAATATGGGACTCATGGAGCAG AGGGAGCGCTTGCCCATACGCCAGTACCGGGATCAAATACTATACTGCTTGGAAAAGCATCAGGTGGTCATCCTAGTGGGTGAAACAGGCAG TGGCAAGAGCACCCAGGTGCCACAGTACTTGTATGAATGGGGCTGGCACACCAAGGGACTCATAGGCATCACCGAACCACGACGCGTTTCCACC GTTACGCTGGCTAATCGCGTGGCACAGGAACGCGGTGAACTGGTAGGTGACACGGTGGGCTATGTAGTCCGCTTCATGGAAAGCATGAGCGCGGGGACCAAAATCAAGTTCATGACCGAGGGCATCTTGCTGAGGGAAGTCCTAGCCGATCCGCTGCTCACCCAATATGGTGTTATCATCGTGGACGAGGCGCACGAGCGGAATATGCTCACCGACATGGTTTTGGGACTGCTCAAGAAGATCCTTCGCAAGCGCAGCTCGCTCAAGCTCATCATTTCATCGGCCACCATAGATGCAAGCTTCTTCAGCGAGTTCTTCAGCTGGCCAGGATCGGGCGAAGTGAGCGTTAAGCTAAGCATTGAAGGTCGCATGCATCCTGTGAGTAATTTCTATCTGAACGAACCCTGCGCCGATTATGTGAAGGAAACTGTGGAGACCGTCTGGAAACTCCATCAAAAAGAGCCGCCTGGCGACATTTTGGCCTTCCTAACTGGCCAGGAGGAAGTCCTGGAGGCGCTGGATCTCCTGCGCGAATACATCGCCAGCTCGGAGCAGGAGAATCTCAAGGTGCTGCCTATGTATGGTAGTATGTCGAGCACCGATCAGTTGGCGGTATTCTTTACCCCACCCAAAGGAACTCGCAAAGTGGTGCTGGCCACGAATATAGCAGAGACCTCCATCACCATTCCGGGCATCGTTTATGTGATAGACTGCGGCTACGTCAAGGTGAAGTGGTACAATCCCAAAACCTGCAGCGACAGTTTGGTGATAGTGCCCGTCAGCAAGGCGTCGGCCATCCAGAGAGCAGGACGAGCGGGTCGCATGCGTCCCGGCAAG CTAAAAGCGCTGGGTATCGGGAACATACTGCGCTTTGATTTCCCATCGCCACCACCGGCGCAGAATCTACTTTCCGCACTGGAGGGTCTATTTGCCTTGGACGCCATCGATGAGAAGGGCAATCTGACGAAGCCCGTGGGTTACCTGTTGGCCGAACTCCCCTTCAGCGCTATGCTCTCCAAAATGCTCTATGTTTCCGGTCAGATGGGCTGCTCCGAGGAGATCATAACCATCATTGCGTTGCTGCAGGTGCAGTCTATATTTTCGCGCCCAGCTTCAGCGGTTGCCCAACAAAGTGGACGCATGGCACATCGGCACTTCGAAGTTGCGGAAGGGGACTTCATTACGATGTTGAACGTTTACACTGGCTTCGTGGAGGAGGGCATGACCAAGGAGTTCTGTGGCCAATACTTCCTCATCTACAGGAATCTTAAGAGGGCCCACCAGCTGAGGGAGCAGCTCATCACATTGGCCAGAAAGAAGTACGGCATTCCAATCTTCTCGTGCAAGGGCGATGTGGAAACGTTGTGCAAGTGCATCACTGCCGGCTTCTTCACACAGGTGGCCTATTTGCATCACTCCGGAGTCTATCGACAAATCAGCAGCGGCACTGAACTGGCCATTCATCCGAACTCCACTCTCTACACACTTCCTCAAGCTCAGTACGTGGTCTATGGGGAACTGCTCCAAACGACGAAATTGTTCATGAACTACGTGACCGTTATCAAGAGAGAGTGGCTGACGGAGCTGGCGCCGCATTACTACCAACAGACCACAGTGCGGGATTAG
- the LOC6730998 gene encoding short-chain dehydrogenase/reductase family 16C member 6 isoform X1 has protein sequence MTASPGLLHMDHPLRAVYQFFLDLLVFAIKSVYYVLESIYYSLLPQRFRKLKDISGQVVLITGGGGGVGRLIALNFARLQARIVIWDINQEAIKTAVDLLAKHGYDNCKGYVVDISDREQIYQRASQVNEEVGSVDILINNAGIVCCKPFWELHDRVIQNTYNINIISHYWTVKAFLPHMMRNNRGHIVTVGSVTGMLGTYGCSDYAATKYACIGFHESLLTDLKAHGYDQIQMSLICPYYINTGMFSGVRPRMMPMLEPQYVADRIENAVRCNEVWCVLPNSIRLLTPLKCLLPAKMCWELMSRVIRGPESMMMFQGRGRVAAG, from the exons ATGACCGCCTCACCGGGTCTTCTGCACATGGATCATCCGCTCCGCGCCGTCTATCAATTCTTCCTCGACTTGCTAGTGTTTGCGATTAAGTCGGTGTACTACGTACTCGAATCGATTTACTACAGTCTGCTGCCGCAGCGCTTTCGAAAGTTAAAG GACATCTCCGGCCAGGTGGTGCTCATCacaggaggaggcggcggcgtTGGACGTTTGATTGCTCTTAACTTTGCTCGACTTCAGGCCCGCATTGTCATCTGGGATATAAATCAAGAAG CCATAAAGACAGCTGTGGatttgttggccaaacatGGTTATGACAACTGCAAGGGCTACGTTGTGGACATCTCGGATCGGGAGCAGATCTACCAGCGTGCCAGCCAGGTCAACGAGGAGGTTGGATCCGTCGATATACTGATTAACAATGCCGGAATCGTGTGCTGTAAGCCCTTCTGGGAGCTGCACGATCGGGTCATCCAGAACACGTACAACATCAACATCATATCGCACTACTGGACCGTGAAAGCGTTCCTGCCGCACATGATGCGTAATAATCGGGGTCATATCGTGACCGTGGGCTCGGTAACTGGAATGCTGGGCACCTACGGATGCAGTGACTACGCGGCCACCAAGTACGCCTGCATCGGTTTCCACGAGAGTTTGCTCACCGATCTGAAGGCCCATGGCTATGATCAAATCCAGATGAGTTTGATCTGCCCGTACTACATCAACACGGGCATGTTTTCGGGTGTTCGGCCGCGGATGATGCCCATGCTGGAGCCACAGTATGTGGCGGATCGCATCGAGAACGCCGTGCGCTGCAACGAGGTGTGGTGCGTGCTGCCCAACTCTATTCGCCTGCTCACTCCACTCAAATG TCTTTTGCCCGCCAAAATGTGCTGGGAGCTCATGTCGCGCGTTATCCGTGGACCCGAGTCTATGATGATGTTCCAGGGACGGGGGCGCGTGGCCGCTGGTTAA